TTTCAGGGAGGAGACCGCCTTGGGCAAGGCCAGCAGCTGCTCCATCCCGCTGAACTTGCTCCTTGAGGAAGCCTAGGAAGGCTGTGCTCTCACGTGGTGGCTGCCAGCCAGGGTTGGTGATGGCAAAGTGCATGAGTGACAATTCTGTCTTCCCATCTTCAGCTTGCTGGTACACTGAGGCCTCTGTCTGTCCCCCGGAAAGCCACTGCACAAGGGAGGCTGCAGTGAGCAGGACTGTCCTTTTACAGGAATCTTTTTGTACCTTTCCTGCTAGGCAAGGAGGCCCTGCCCATGACGCACTGCTGTATCTTGCCCAggggccccctgcccaccccaggaaTAGCCACATGCCGACTGAGCTGCTTGGTTTGTGCCTTTCTCAGGGGAGCTTGGCCAAGGGTGCAGGTTTAAGGCTATAATCCAGCCCAGGCTCCTGTTTACAAAGCAGTGTGTGCCCTGGTACAGGGCTCTCCAGAGGCAGGGCTGCCTTTTTGTGATTTGTTGGCTCAGAAGGGGTGCTGTTTTGCAGTTCACCCAAAGACACTGTATATGCCAGCATGGCCTCTGGCCACCTGCCCAACTCCTATCCTGATACCTGGGGATGCCCATGCTGGCGAACATCCATCTGAGCAAAGGAGCAGGTATCTCCAACACCAACGACCTCCACGGTGAAATTGCGGAAGAAGTCTATAATCTCCAGGGCCCGTGGGCGCAGGCAGAAGATGAGGATGAGAGGTGTGACAATGGGGCTCAGTAACTCCTCCAAGATGAACACCTAGAAAGGAAGGGGCCAAGAAAGCAGGTCACAAGAAAGCAGGAAGGAGCCCAGCCCTTGCCACCGAGCTATCAGCCAGTTTCTAGCAGGCCCTAACTCCAACTCCACTCACTGCCTTGTACTGGAAGAGCTGGGCAAACTCGTCCCGGGTCTGCGAGCGGTGGGCATTACCCTGCCAGTGGTCAGGCATGTAGTGGATGTGAGCGAGGATCACGCGGAGCAGCTGCTCAGGGCAGAACACCATGTGCTGGTCCGGGATAAAGGACCTAGTGGGATCAGGGTGATGGTGAGACATAAGCCTTTTCCCGGGAATGCTAGCTGGCTTGCTCCCACCTGCCACCCTGGCCCACCTGCACACGGTCACGGTGACCCCCAGGAGCGTGACGGTGGTGAGGACGTGCTCCACGGCCAACACATCTTCGTCGTAGATGGTGAGTGCAATAAGCACGGCCAGGATGGAGCCAGCGAAGAAGGCGCAGTTCTTGGCCAGCAGTGTCAGCAGAGGTGACAAGAAGCAATTCATGTACTTGGATGCAGGCTTGTAGCCTCGGTTGAGGCGGGACTGTAGCTCATGCTCCAGCTCGTTGAAGTGGCGGAGGTAGCAGCGGCCATAGAGTGACCAGCAACGtgcccccagggcccctggctcCCGCTTCAGCACCTCGGCATAACTGAAAAAGGCATAGAGGATCTGCCAAATGAGGATGAGGGGGCACAGCAGGAAGTTGGCGATGCCAATCCACAAGATGCGGTTGCTGAGGCGCTGGGCCAGCTCGAGCCGTTGTCCCCCACGTTTGTACTCAGCCTTGAGGCTCCATTCATTGAGAAACAGAGAGCCAGGTCCCCAGAAGAGGATCAGCTCAAAGTTGTACTTGAGGCCCCGGGTGAAGAAGACAACCTCCCCGAGACCGGGCAGGCGGAAGCGCAGGGGCAGGAGGGATTTGTTAACCAGCGCCACCATGTAGTTCTGGAAACGGAGGATGCGGTGGTAGATGTCCAGCTCTGTCAGCTCACGCTTGTGGATGCAGATCTGGTGCTCCTTCTGTGTCTGCACGATCCGGGCCTGTACTTCTTGCCACGTGCAGTATGGAAGGGCAGACTGAGGTAGGGAAGAGACAAGGTATGGAGGTGAGGTTGTTGCCTTGGCCCCTTGCCCTGCATAAGCTATGAGGTTCAGGGGTCCTGTGCTTAACTGAGTGGAGCCTATAAGCGTCCTTGACCTCCAAGGACGGATGAGGACGCCTGATGCCTAGGAATACACCCCACCCTTCCCAGGCTGCAGAAGACATCTTGGGCTGTGGTGCTAACTACTGAACTTCTCAGTCTCACCATGGGGATGCGCAGAGCATGCAGGTAGAAGGAGTGGATCTCCCAGTAGCAGCAAATGTTATAGATGAACTTGATAAGCCGGTGGACCCAGAAAACAGCAGCGATGACCAGGATGGTGATCAGGGAGCCATTTTCCTGAATCCTGGTGGGgaaaaaggtggggaggaggagtggCCCTTGAGGAGTCTTGGCAGACATGCTGCTGTTCTGAAGGATTTAGGGAGGCTGAGCCTGGGTCTGTGTTCTAGGGAATGTTACTGCCTCACACTCCACTCCATTCCACACGTGCTGACCAAACTATAGGCTCTGGTGCCTCTGACCTGCAGCCCTTACCTGGCACTACAGACCTGGGCAGGCAGAAAGGCATCTGGCAGAGTAACCTTGACGGGCTCGGCAGGGTGAAGACTGTGGTTCACCATCTTGTTGGCAAATAGGATGTCGTAGTCCACACAGCTGACCAGGAAGGTGGTGAAGGCAACCACAAAGAGGAACTGCCTGGGGAGTTGGGAAGATGGGGAGAGTCAGAGAGATACCAATGAAataatgggggaaaaagaaatttgctgcttccagccccaggcaacccaAGCCAGCTCCTATTTTTTGCTCTTAGCCTCAGACACCAAAGAATCAGCCTGTTTTTCAATCACATGGTAATCTCTGCCACCACTTAAGGACACTTCCAAAGGTCTTAGATGGTAGTCTCTGGTCCCCAGTCCCTGATTTCCTTTTGTGttggtaattagattttttttttttccagatttgaaCTCTTCTTATTCTTAACCCCTTCCCCTTTGGCAAAGTCATATGGTTCCTTCCCCTCAGAGGGCTCTCTACTCAGCAGCAGGCCTGAGTGCAACCAAGGCAGAACAGAGATGTTTTTCTCACGTAAGTGGCTGGCATCTCTGAGACCTCCTGACTGCGCCATGCCCATTCCACTGGAGCTCTGATGAAATGATCAAGTCTGAGTTCTCTTTGTGGAAAAGATAGGACTTAGAAAGCTTCCCTTATAAGGAAGATAAAAAAGATAAGGCTGTAAATTGTGGTGCCACACACCCAGTCCTTAAACTATAAGCTTTGAGCCAGGAGCTGAGCTGCATTGGCAGTTTGGGCCAGGGGTGAACTCAAAGAGAGGAAGCACTGAGACATATGTCTTTGCCACATCATCCATTCCTTCTTATACTTACATGAGCTCAAAGATCTCCCCGATGAGCATACAAGTGAAGCCATTCTTCTGATGTAGATTATAAACGTGAACTTGTTAAGAAAAAGTTGTGGGTAGAGACAGCAATTAAGAGCACAGACTTAGGTACTCTTTTGGTGCTCACATACCTGAGCTTAAGTCCTGGCTCTATGACTTTcaaactgtgtgactttggccaagttacttaacctctctgagctttttgTCTACAGTGGTATATTGGGAATAATAGCACGTGTCTCATAGGATTATTAGGtttgagataatgcatgtaaagcgtTTAACAGAACTGACACAGAGTAAGTCAAAAGACATTATGGTTATTACCATCAAAAAGGAGAATCACCCTTAGAGAGGTTCCTTATAAATTAATACTACAAAGTACAAGGCACATAGATCTTGGTAAATGTGGGGTATGATTATTCATAACGATCACCATTTTTCCAGCCTCTTTCAGGCTCAAGATGTGCCCCACTCCCCTTCCAGGGATTAGAGCCAAACCCACACCAACATCCCATTAGGGGTTCTGGCTCAGAGAGGGGCTAAAGGTCCCAGAGCTCTaaaacagagacacaaaggaTATTCGAGAGAAGAAGAGGTCAAGATTTTCGATGTGGTGCCAAGGTGCTGTGGGCACAGGAGCAGAGATGTCAGAGTCCTGAAGGAATGTAAACCTCTTGCTCCCCTGGTGTTCCTCCACCAACTctccccccaaaccccagctctgGCTGTCATGTCCAAGAACTCACACTTGCTCCCCTCAGGCACATGCACCAACAGGTCCTCCTCCCCGGGGGGTGAATCGCTGTAGGAGGCCTCTAGGCGCTGGTATTCAGTGTCAAACTgcgccatcaccaccaccccctctCCACCTTGTCCACCTGTGAGTAATGAGGAAGAAGAGACCCAGGTTCAGACCCTGGTGCTGTTCGTCTTCTCCCCTGCCTACCAGACCAGAAATGAGTGAGAAAGAATCCTTGGGCTTGGTCTCCACTACCATTCTTAGATCataggcagaggaagaggggtaGCCCAAGGACAGCAGCAAGCTCAGGGCTTGGGAGACCTTCACTGACCAATGAGTCATTCCCAGAGtctttactgagtgtctactgaGGCCTTGCTGGCCTGAAGCCAGACTCTGCCCCTTTGGTGGGGGTCTGTTTCATCTTCTATTCAATGGAGAGAAggggccctccccctcccctcctacaGAAACCCTGGTCTCCCAAGAGACTAGCAGTCTGGAAGTACTTTGTAAACAAAGGCTTGAGATAAGCACACCGCCCTACCAGCTCCATGGACAGTGTCTGCTCCACTCCAGCCCTTGATGTCCTGGCTCTGCAGCTGCTGGAGAAGAAGGTGTCAGGCCCCagagagtggggagtggggacagaaATAAACCCAACCCTACCACCCCCACCCATCCATCCCCACTATGAGGAGGCTAAGCATGGGGCAAGGAGGCTGAGTGGGAAAAAGGCACCCTTCCAGTCTAGGGCTGTGCACACTTCCTCTGGTTGTACTATACATGGCCACTCATTCAACTCTAGAATCCCAAGAAGTGGCTTAATGAACCTGTGGAGACTGAGTCAGTACAGGGCTGGACTGTTTCTCAATTGCCCTATCTCAGCCTCATAAATCAGTCAGACTTCTCAGGGCCCTCAAAGCCCCAAACCCAAAACCCAAGAAAAGAGTCTTTCCCAAAGAGGACCTTTCTGGTCAACCCCTTCCCTTGCTTCCCTAGCACCAATGGCCCAATGGGCAGGCATAGCTCCTGGATGGGAAGTCCTGACTGGGTCAGTGTAGACCCAGATCCTGGGCAAACTGCCGGTTCCCTTGGTCCCTGGAGCTAGGCATGGTCTAGGTGGCACTCACCCAGTCAGTGCAGACCCTGAGGCCGTGGAGCACCGCCCAGCCTGGCCCCGGTGAGATTCCCAGGGTTACTGAGAACCGTGGGTCCAAAGAAGCTGACCAAGCCCTCAGGGAACTCACCACTTACTGGGTCACTGTAGACCCAGGGCCCATATTGCCTCTGCCAGCCGGGCCTGGGCTCAGGGGTTCCTGTAGACGTTGGAGGAATCGAGCCAGTCCGACAGCCGATACCCTAGGTGGGCTGAGTTGCCTCCCTACACCCAGCTGCCACGACCCGAACCCAGCGCACCCCAGGATCGCCCGGCCCCAGGCCAAGGGCTCGGTTCTCAACAGCGGACAACCTCGCGCGCGGCGCCGCCGCTCGCGCGCGGCCCCGCCGCTCGCGCGCCCCCGCTATCAAAACATTCCGGCTGCGCGCCTCCGCCCCGCCCGCAGCGCCCCTTCCCCCGTTACCCGCCGCGAGCTCACTTAGGGCTCCgcgggcagccctgggcaggccCAACCCAGGCCGTGGGATCTCGGTAACCGGTCTCGCGTTTCACTTCAGGAACGGTGACCTGGGTGATTCCAGGCTCCGTCGGCTCCACTGGGCTCGGCCAGACCCGGAGCGCTAGGCCCGGCGTCTGCCACTCACTGTCACCCGCAGTTAGCCTGGCCAATAAACATAGGGTTGCAGGCACGACGGCCAATTCTCGACGTCCAGGGCGGGACTAAAGGCTAGAGGCGGGTCTTGGACCGTCAGAAGACCAATAGTGAGCTCTACGTGGGGCGGGGCTCAGGTGCGGGCGCTGCCGTTTGTCCTCTTCGCTGCTCCGTAGTGACGAGATTGTTGTGGTGTTGCAGAAATCCGCGCTGGGAACTGAAGGCTTCCTTGCCGCTGAGCTCCCCGGGACTTTTGGTGCAGCTTCTGAGGGCGGGGGCGAGTCCACGCGGTTTAGTCATTGCTGGAGCTCATCGCACGGGTAACGAGGAGCAGTTGGTTAAGGAACCTTAGTAATTTTAACTCTGTTGGACTCGATTTGGTTGCTGAATGCGCCCCCTCTTCACTCTTGTGTGGTCCGAGGCGGGGGGGTTTGAGAGAGCGGGCTGGGGGTCACATATTGATTCCTGGTACCAGGGTGAGGGCCGTGGTGCCTTGCGGTTTAGAGGAGACCAAGTCACGCAGGCAGGAGCCACGGCAGTGGGATCTTGCTTTGAGGAGCTCTGTTTCATAAACGCCGTTCTGCTCCAGGAGCTGCTTCTGAGTAATTTCTGCTCAACCATGTCGCCGGCCCCAGCTGCTGCTCAGGCTTCTGTGTCAGTCTCCTTGTTTGACCTGAACGCGGATGCTCCGATCCTTCAGGGCCTGCGCCTGGTGAGCCACGCTCCCGGGGAGGCTctgtcccaggctctgcagacttcCTGTCCAGGTATCTAGGAAGGTTTGGGGTGAATCCGGGAGGGACGTGATGGGGATCTTTGGAGCTTATTGCTCCTCCAGGGAACACCTTACTGGTGTTTCCCAGCTTAGGAGCCCTTGTTGACATCTTTTACTGGGTTAAAATCTTCAACTCTCAACTGCagtttcttatttcccttttaagCCAAcgtttgtatatatttttcttcttatggcAACATTTGTGCGtgcaaaattaaattctattttctggtcaaaaaaaaaaaaattcactcaatCTCTGGATTTCCAGCATAGGCCCCTGAATTGTCTCCAAACAAATATCTTGCCATTGCTTATACCTCATCACATTAACACTACTGCCtgagaaaacacttcaaaattcCTAGATATAGTAAAAACATAACTGTTTTCCAATCAAATCATTCCTTCTCactgaatataaaataacttGGTCTTGTAAAACCTTAGTTTGGCTGGGaggttttgtactttttttttttccaaaacaaactgCACACTGAAGTTGGAAATACAAGCTAAAGAATTGGCTTTTGGGAAGTGATTTTTTTGCACAGTTAAAAATAATCTTACCTtaccagaaattattttttaggaTTTCTCTGAACAATCTCTTTGCTTAATTTACATACGATGTTTggtttatattttacatacatatgctTTCAGAAGTCTATTTATTGTATAAAGTGATTGCTGTGCTGTTTATTTCATGATTGTTAGATTGTATATTCCTCGAAGGCAAGGACATGGGTGTCTCTTTTGTATCGTCCTCTGTTTTGTATATCAGACACCGAATGTGATCCCAGGTACCATGGATTTGGGCTCCCTTTCTATCTCTATTTACCCTCCCCTTATTTAGGTTCAGGGGAGAGAATAAGCCCAGAAAGAAAACCACTCCAGGGTCCTCTGGATATTTCAGAGAAGTTGTTTTGTTCAACCTGTGACCAGACCTTCCAGAACCATCAGGAACAGGTAAAAGGCCAGGTGCAGAGCTAAATGGTGGAAGCAAAACTATAGTGGTGGGTGAAGAGAGGTAGACAATTAATTTGTCTCTAATTAATAAAGGTCTGTGCTTTGACTAAGGCAGTTGGTGTTACCTGGTCATACTTTCTGGAGTTCTTATTACAGGGTTTGGGTACCATAAAAGGCCAGGCTGAGGCATATTTCCACATTGTTTCCCTTTTGCCTCCTATTAGAGGGAACATTATAAGCTCGACTGGCATCGGTTTAACCTAAAGCAACGTCTCAAGGACAAGCCTCTCCTATCTGCCCTGGACTTTGAAAAGCAGAGCTCCACAGGTAATGACTGGTGGGAGACCTGTGTGGGAATAGGCCATGGGAGTGGAGGAAGACCCTAGTTTAAGAGCTTGAAGAAGGGTCAAAGATGGGGCACCAAACCTGCATATCTCATGTTGTTCTCAGGAGATCTTTCCAGCATCTCAGGATCGGAAGATTCAGACTCAGCCAGGGAGGACAACTTGCAGATACCGGATGAGGAGAGGGCTGAGTTTGAGAAGCCTAACCGCCCCCGAGGCTTCCACCCACATCGAGTTCTTTTCCAGAATGCCCAGGGCCAGTTTGTTTATGCCTATCGCTGCATCCTAGGCCCTCGCCAGGCAAGTGCCACCATAAGTTGTGTGGTCAACACCAGCCTTCTGTACACTCAGCCTAGATAACCCCTTAGCACAGTCcacttctcatttcttccttccttcctgttggGGGTGGGTACCACACTTGACAGCACAGTCTTGGATTGAAGTGGCCTGAATCTTAGAAGGGTCAAGTATAATGGAATTAAGTTTGGAAGCAGACTGATCTAGGTTTGAACTGTGGTTCTACCACTTGATCTTGACTACCTCTATAAGTGTCACATTGTTTTACTTGTAAAACTGAGACAAGCACAGGGTGGTTGCATTAAATCAGATAGTACATGTGAAGCATTTAGCACTAGCACTTGTTTTTTGCTCTCAGTAAGTGCCCCAGATATGTTTGTGCTGCTTCTCTGTCATCCAGGTGCCCCTAGAAGAACCAGAACTTCTGCTCCAGAGCCTGCAAAATAGAGGCCCCAGCGTGGTGCTCATGGCTGCCGCTGGGCACTTTGCTGGTGCCGTTTTCCAAGGGTGAGAGGGTGCTGCCTGGGGTAAGGATGAAATGGATCCTGTTAGCCTGGGAGTACCAGCTGGTTTCCAGTACTGAGTCTGTGCTGTCTGCAGAAGAGAAGTGTTGATACACAAAACCTTTCATCGCTACACAGTGCGGGCCAAgcagggcacagctcaggggctTCGGGATGCCCAGGGTAGGGCTCCTCGCTCTGCTGGAGCCAACCTGAGGCGCTACAATGAAGCCACACTGTATAAGGTGAGTTAGGTGTCCCAGATCTGGTGATCCTTTAATCCACCCTTTTTCCCTCTCAACTGATTAAATATTATGTAGGGAGGCCGAATCCTGTATCCCCCCAGTCTTCATTATTTCGAGGTAGATGAAAGTAGAATAGGGGTGGGTCCCCAGGAGTCTTagtcctctccttcttcctcctctctgttaTTTTCTACTTCCCACTCCCTATATGTGATCTGTGGGTCATTTTTTGGTTGGAGATTTAATAATAGCAAGTGAAGAGGCTGAGTTAGTCCCTTTTCCAGGATGTTCGTGACCTGCTGGCGGGGCCAGACTGGGCTAAGGCGCTGGAGGAGGCTAGGATGATACTTCTGCGTGCCCCCCGGTCTGGCCG
The genomic region above belongs to Camelus ferus isolate YT-003-E chromosome 5, BCGSAC_Cfer_1.0, whole genome shotgun sequence and contains:
- the ATG9A gene encoding autophagy-related protein 9A, producing MAQFDTEYQRLEASYSDSPPGEEDLLVHVPEGSKSPWHHIENLDLFFSRVYNLHQKNGFTCMLIGEIFELMQFLFVVAFTTFLVSCVDYDILFANKMVNHSLHPAEPVKVTLPDAFLPAQVCSARIQENGSLITILVIAAVFWVHRLIKFIYNICCYWEIHSFYLHALRIPMSALPYCTWQEVQARIVQTQKEHQICIHKRELTELDIYHRILRFQNYMVALVNKSLLPLRFRLPGLGEVVFFTRGLKYNFELILFWGPGSLFLNEWSLKAEYKRGGQRLELAQRLSNRILWIGIANFLLCPLILIWQILYAFFSYAEVLKREPGALGARCWSLYGRCYLRHFNELEHELQSRLNRGYKPASKYMNCFLSPLLTLLAKNCAFFAGSILAVLIALTIYDEDVLAVEHVLTTVTLLGVTVTVCRSFIPDQHMVFCPEQLLRVILAHIHYMPDHWQGNAHRSQTRDEFAQLFQYKAVFILEELLSPIVTPLILIFCLRPRALEIIDFFRNFTVEVVGVGDTCSFAQMDVRQHGHPQWLSGGQTEASVYQQAEDGKTELSLMHFAITNPGWQPPRESTAFLGFLKEQVQRDGAAAGLAQGGLLPENALFTSIQSLQSESEPLSLIANVVAGSSCRGPPLPRDLQGSRHRAEVASALRSFSPLQPGQAPTGRAPSTMTGSGVDARTASSGSSVWEGQLQSLVLSEYASTEMSLHALYMHQLHKQQAQAEPERHVWHRRESDESGESAPEEGGEGARAPQPIPRSASYPCATPRPGAPETTALQGGFQRRYGGITDPGTVPRAPSHFSRLPLGGWAEDGQSASRHPEPVPEEGSEDELPPQVHKV
- the ANKZF1 gene encoding ankyrin repeat and zinc finger domain-containing protein 1 isoform X2, whose protein sequence is MSPAPAAAQASVSVSLFDLNADAPILQGLRLVSHAPGEALSQALQTSCPGSGERISPERKPLQGPLDISEKLFCSTCDQTFQNHQEQREHYKLDWHRFNLKQRLKDKPLLSALDFEKQSSTGDLSSISGSEDSDSAREDNLQIPDEERAEFEKPNRPRGFHPHRVLFQNAQGQFVYAYRCILGPRQVPLEEPELLLQSLQNRGPSVVLMAAAGHFAGAVFQGREVLIHKTFHRYTVRAKQGTAQGLRDAQGRAPRSAGANLRRYNEATLYKDVRDLLAGPDWAKALEEARMILLRAPRSGRSLFFGGQEAPLQREDPRLWDIPLTTRRPTFKELQRVLHKLTALHVHGEDPRETVRLESPQTHWQTVREMKAIKEERKVPSDENPALGQNEEAPKHGSESEGEDGSQVELELAELTLGTLDLREFEILPKRRRRKRNKEKNRDLEAGAHVPLPQQPQDDEAKSPAQPELWDVLLVACRAGDMGMLKLQLAASPVDPGVLSLLSAPLGSGGFTLLHAAAAAGRGSVVRLLLEAGTPGPGLHIQLQLINQHEMSSGGSWRRIQMLMIIARLRCQGH